The Episyrphus balteatus chromosome 3, idEpiBalt1.1, whole genome shotgun sequence genome segment TTGGGAAAGAAAACTAGAACAAAAGTAGAGCCTTCGGATTTCCTGTTATATTGGACAAAGtgctaaaaaatgtaaaacatcttCGTTTTGACCAAGGTTGCAAAGGGAACACGCAGGGTTTAATACGCCTTTGTTGCAAATTTTGCACGTTTAAAAGTTAAATCCGCTGATCGTAAAATGATAAGTTGTAAGGATCTGTCCAAGGTAGACCTTTCAGAGCAAAGCGTATGAAATTATGTTGGATTGACTCTATACGATTCTTATGAACCTCATAAAATGGACTCCATACTTGGGAAGCGTACTCgagatggggtcgaacgtaaCAGTTGTATAAAGAAAGTGTGAAAAATGGATCGTCAAACTCCTTTGTCCAgcgttttaaaaaatccaagcattgagctcgctttgTTTACTAAGAGATTAATGTGTTTGGTGAATTCTAAGTTTGAACTGaattggacacccaagtctTTAAAACCTAAATATCCGACAGAGCTTGTGCTGCGATATACAATAATTTATTACTTCGATAATATAATCAGCGTTagcttttaagtttttcaagaaAGTTTGAGGTAAGCCTGACTCTAGGTGGATAGCATAATTAGGAGTGTTAATAGGTAACCTAAAAATTCCTCTGTATATTTTCCATTTCCTTCAACTGTTCGAACCCATATACTTCATTACCATAGCAAAAACAAGTATTCACAGTGGCATTGTAATTTGTCAATAATATGGGCGTTAGTATcttaaaatcttaagtttaacaTATTTTGTAGTAGCAAATTGTACTAGcatactaaataaataaatacatacatttatctTTTTGATGGCAATCAAACTTAACTACTTACCATTGGACAAACAGAGAACATAAGGTTGGCAGTCCAAGCGTTTGGTTAAGGCTAAAATAAGTGGCCCAAAGAACATGCATTCATCATCTGGATGTGAGGTGACAAACAGCACACGTTTATTGCCACTCGGTTGGCTAGGCAAACGAATACTTTTGACGACTTTCAACAATCGCAAGAAACGACTGCCAGTCTCGAGAAATGTTAATTTGTATAATGACAGGCATACTAACAAGTACACCAAAATAAGGTAGATAATGTGCTCCAGGGCTTCTGTTGATGTAGCTAAAACAAACGAATAAATTGACTTGATAGAAAAATCGTTCAGAAGTGTGCCCAGATCTGTTGTGCTACTGCTTAAACTACTTCCACCGGATCCACTATCGCTGAGCCaggaaaatttcatttcattttattaattacacTAAATTGGATtggtttgatttttgtttttgtttttatttggatGGATTTTTAGCTGcattaaatcttaaatttttgtcttttttttttttaattttgtagaattttgttggttgcaataaaaattttgatgatGATGTCCTTAAGACCCCACATTTACTACAGCTGGTTTAGTAGGCAGCATGTAGGAAttctgtaaaaatttttaagaaaatttatatatttaatatgcATTTGTGTTTATGtggattgtttttattttgttgtaatttaaaagaaaatttttatttgcagggATTTTGAGTTTaattataaattcttttttattattattattcaccTGAATGAAAGcagaagaaaatattttggtCCGAAAAACGGGGGAAAAGAACAATCACGATGACATTTTCGTTtgacgtttttgtttttttttttttttttatttgacagagCATCTCAaactgttgttgtttttttaattaggtaGTAGATTTTAAAGTTATACCCAGTTTGCATTTGGcactttttaaaaagtaaaatgaaaaaaaaacagtttgttATGAATACGAAAATAccgataaatttttttgtgtgaaaaagtGTTGTTGGAACTCATAACAAGACTCACACAAggcctttgtatataaaatctatacccaactagcacaacagcttctataaattgaaatctcgcaggttcTACTTTGTATACAGCTTATATtaagcttgcttcagaatttaactgcttatagaagttcagacttgtttaacaacttctaataagttgtttaaatactattaaagaaacttaaacgaagaaagcttgtttttcttattagcctgtttaatgaatttatagaagctttacagaaatttccatgttttgtatttgatttttggttttgatattaaataatctagctcggaaactttttggttttgacattagctgcgttcctttggaaatatttatctactttttagtacttaaagctgctttgaactactttttcagtatagcaaagtagttttaagtaataaaaagtagataaatatttccaaaggaacgcagctattgaataatttagctcggacatttttttgctatttgaactgattaagtttttgatttcgtTAATGAATaaactaggatggccgagtgggtagagtggtggactaccaccaagcagatacgaagttcgattcctgggtgtggtaaaaaaattatatacttttaaaattattattaatagatatactaaaaactaatggaatgttatatataatatgagatcaaaagataaaattcatgatttaaaaccagttaaaaaagaattcttttttgtttttgtatttttttttaaatttcgataagacatgtattaaagagctatacaagctcttccaaagctatctgtcaaatctcaaagcttcggtagagcttcggtaaagcttcgtttaagatccttatagagggtcaaatttgtataacgttctcctttttccatgcccaacaaccttactaaagtttaaaagaagctgaaatgtagcttttgtaataccttaaccgaagctgaaatgttagttgggtagtactatcatgaagtgaaattttttagtttgttcgttacctgagtggtcgagagggcgcttagatcgaattaataatgggagtaaatagagatgagatatacatttctgtttgaaatttgacatattttttagttcgttcgctagcttattattttggtggcgctgttttttttcatgatagtactatagattttatatacaaagcacAAGGCGAGTCTTGGCTACAGAAATGCGTTCTTCTTCTTATTAAAAGGTTCCACATCtgtactcacgagtaaactcccacctccaatggaacagggctttttttttcattttaaattcatttttattattcatcaacttaaaactatcttaaagctagacaaaaattcataaaaactagcctacttatcaattacttacaactaacttactggccctatacgggcactctaagttatacttcaattttcttaattctaatgcctttcggccttttaactattttaatactaatattttaatggtttttatttttaccaagaaataatttaaaaaaacttggtatcatatcattttttttaaaaacttacaaactaattaaaactacttaaaactagttaaactacttaaaactacttaaaaaactagaacagccacagaaagcaatttttgatttttttgtattttttttttttttttttttttttttgttttttttttttttttttttttttttttttttttttttgtattttttttttttgtatttttttttttgtatttttttttttgtgccaccccgactgtccctacttaaaactaaacacctaAAACTATGTAAGCCGGCCAAGGCATAAAAAACGAAGACCACTTTTACCTATGCATGAATACCATTTCTAAGCCACCAAAACTGGTTCTCCTGCTTTACCCTATCTCTTCGGTCCCGATCGGACACAGTCCTACTGAACCGAAGACGCCCTTCTCAGCCTAGTGCGAGGATGTCCCTGTCATACAGCAGTCGCCTGTCCACGGTTCTTCGCCCGACGTGGTAGATTAGCGGAACTGCCAATCTATCCTGTACAAGCCCCCAATGGAACCtctattttgtatgaaaaaagaaTATGCCAAAAAAGGCGAGAAgagttaatttttaaacaaaaaataaaaatagtagctGTAAATGGTTTTTAAACTCAAGGTGCCAATGACATGGGGAGTGGCAAAAATAGGGCAGTTTCCCCTTAAGTGACTTctatcaatagtttttttttcttctttcaaattaaatacatttttttgtgatttgatTCTGAATTGTATTTGCTTCGTCTTGGAGACTTTTTCTTTACAGGGTctccaaatattaaaattaagcgtgtgaactgcgtactgcttggaaaaatattcaagacaaaatttgtaccgagaaaaaatttgtatgagaagtACAATTTTTCCCGATCTGCATACTAAGCTTAaaggccatattattcactagtttaaaaaatacatctgggtgtaaagaaattgaaatgtaaaaaataaatccaaatccataatattcactatcacacagagaaaaaaatactcatttttaactatgttttaacaattttcatagttaaaatcgggataactattttggatttgaatttatttttgaaattttgacaattttacatccagatgtattttttaaactagtgaataatatggccataaggcttaactacatacaccactttttgaaaaagtacaaaagtgaaaatattttttttctggctagcgcaattgttttgtaataaagagtatacaaaatgttttttagatcaaaaaaaaatctttctgaatggtttcttttaattttccagcccgaaaaactataccaAAATGCGTTTGAagattttcacttttgtactttttcactcttTGAGCCAATTCTAGCCCtgatctagtactacaaataacacacgatcttctactcgaggagatacgaaagtgtagttgttgtagtagattcctactcacgagtaaactaccacctccaatggaacaggctttagtactagatctactcatgagtaaactaccacctccaatggaacggggctagtATGCTACTAGAGTGCTTTGCTTCTTCCCAAGAATATAggtctaaaattttaaaatgttcacttttgtactttttgtactataaaatactaaaaaaaaaaagaaaaaagtagcAACATTGGTTGAATTCGAGACTCGTTGTCAAGTTGTTGCCGGGAAGAGTTCAGCTATATATACTTGTTTCAAGGCAGTGTTCGAAGGAAAAGGTATCAATTTTTTCATCCCGAACATAAAAGTCCAaagtaataattaaaaacaaaatacttgtAGTCTAATAGTTAacttaaaaagtttaaataatcaaaaaactaataaaaaactccattaaaattgatttaaatattcCTCTCATCTAACTAATTCTAATTccgtaaataatttattttatttgtttttaaattttctttgcatTCTTCTATCTCTCTTTTCACAGACAAAAAACAACACTTGTCATCTCtttcttctctctctctctgcttttttgacatttgtcatATTTTgcctgtgtttttttttttttatcagccagaaagaaaattgaaaaatcagttttcaGAAGATTTCAGACATGGCGAACCACGTGCATGATACCGTCTTCGAAAGGAGATTACGTCCTATTTATGGTAtgaatattataaataaataaaaaaatatttcaaaatcctcaAATACAATCTtgtatttctataaaaataaatcttctaatcttcacaattttccattcaaaccaaaaccaaaaaaacagaTTCACTCGAAGTTGGTAATAACAAAAAGGCGCTTCAAGAAGCCGAAAAGTTATTGAAGAAACAACCTTCTCTGATATGTGCACAAGCATTAAAGGCTCTTGCTCTTCTAAGATTGGGCAAATATGAGGAAAGTAATACcctcttaaaaaatatatcccAAGAAAAGCCAACAGACGATTCAACTTTGCAAGTTTTATCATTTTGCTACAAAGAAATGGAACAACGTATGTACACATTCACATTTTGTCTATTCCTTTATATTCTattaaatcctaaaaaaaattattctattttattttttgtcaatagTGGATAAAATATGTGAATTATACAATCACGCAGCTAAACAATCGCCTGGCAATGAAGAAATTCTGGCACATTTATTCATATCATATGTCCGACTGGACGATTATAAGTCACAGCAATCGGTGGCCTTGCAATTGTATCGAGTCAAACTCATAAATGCATATTATTTTTGGGCTGTTATGAGTGTTGTTCTCCAGGTATACTCAAAATTTATCTCATTTCAGACAGTTTTTGTAtgtcaatttggttttttttgtatgcattatCTATAAATAGGGAATTCGTGGACCGGAGAGTAAGAACCCAGATAAACGGAAATTATATCTAGCGCTGGCGCAACGAATGGTTGATAAAATGATTGCAGAGGATAAACTTGAAGCCGAACAAGAAGCTCTACTTTATATTACAATTTTAGATGAGCAGGGAAAAAATCAAGAGgcattaaatttcttaaatggACCTGTTTGTGAAAAATGTTATCCTGGTGCTccggtttatttgaaaattaatttgatgaAGAAGATGCAAATGTGGGATGAGATTAATGTTATGCTGAAAGAATTGCTGAAAGATGAGTAAGTATTTGTTGAATGAATATTTAgtttaaaggtttttattttgtttggggGAGAGATTTTGAGTTGTTTGGTTGTTATTATCAAGAACCCTTTCTAAAAGCAACATTTATTGAAAACTGAACGAAGCGAATCAATCCGTCTAGCTGTCTATCTTTAAATTGCAATGACATCCATTATATAAATTGTATCAATTGAATCGGATCTTAAACTAAGCTTTAAAAATGCCAATACAATTCgcaataaaacaacaaattggAACTTGGATTTCACTttgcaaaaaattgttcaagTATAAACTTAGAAATAAGAGGGAGGTTTAGCAATTGATATCCATCGGAAACATTCTATAGATAAAAAACAGAGGCATAATGAGGAAGGTCGGGAATGATCTCGACGTATCATGCAAAATGCTTGCCTGATGCGGTTctttaacttaaatattttgCCATGTTTTCATTctatttgaaacataaaatgcTATACTAGTCGATTATAATTGACTCGAAGATTTTcaatcaataattttatttctttcttcaaAATTCAGTTTTGAATATCCTTTTCCTGACTACTTGTTTTGCTGTTTGATCATACTTACCTCTAAGCTGACCTTATCGCACAGATTcaccaaaaaattctttttttgtcaatataaCATGAAtcaatctatattttttttttttttactgaatttattattttactaaattaattaattaattatactaaatttattttttaatttgttggatAGAACAAATTTCATCATTCTTTTgtctttatgaaaaaatttcaactaaattaaatattttagttaaccccttgtaacccaagatcgtaaattttaaaattaataatgtcaaacGACTTGCCTTTAACTATAATAAAActcgtatttaaaaaaaaattcaatatcttcaTTATTTACCTAATTATTCCGAAATTAAcggagtaaaaaaataaatattttttgtttataaatgaaaaaattcaaacaaaaaactatataatatttatttttaggcttacctaaaatccaaaaataaaaccccgtaaGTTTATCcagaaaaaactattattttctgaatttcgtagtttttacacaaatttgcttattttcaaaaaagttgaactTTCAACATCTAAGAAATATGGTGTACTATTTCAATaaagaaatacatatttaaaaattatgttatgtACACGTTCTGTGGGATCTTTGTTGGTTTGAACCGATTACGAGAATGTTAAGGAAAGTTAATAAAAgttgtaatatttttgattgcaCTAACAGCTagatcacacaaaaaaaccttCTACATGGTATTTCATAGCCCTCTTGGACCTAAAAATTAGTAAATAGTAAAATAGAAACTGAaactggacttttttttttttactgatctaACAAGTGCTTAAGAAtgctttttcattttatttattgttttttttttctacactttgaattttaaatttttttttttaattttttccttatttaatactttactttatttttttttttctacattgtGGAATGCTTCCGCATGCTCCTATATATGtagatacatatttatttttacattttgtatctgcttgtaataagcagccccgctcttatctcgttttttttttttttttcttcaaaaaactctAATTTAAGTGCCGATATGACTAGCCACCGCTAGTCACATGGAGCTACAAGGGGCTTAAGATTTATTATACGAGCTAAAACATCGTAAGTCGGCTTATTACGATGTTATAACAGTTTTAAATgaataatacgaaaaaaaatagataatgttgtaatgtcgaaaaaaaaaattctctaccATACCTGATTATAAAACCAGTGTACATATGATTTTTTCAATTGTTGACAGTCAAAGGCGTTTAACTTAGAGCAAAAATCAAGGGTGTATCTCTAATTTTCTTTCATGTAAGCTACATTGaacttgtatttttgttttcatgacAATATTTAGTTAATATTAAATAACTTGAAAGAAAATAAGTTATTATGACGCCCTTAGAGTGGTAAATTCCCAGACTCAGACACTCCATTCCATTTCAAACAGATCGAACACTTGATCGGTTACCTCTTTTCtttatgttaaataaaaattctagattttaatcaaaacctaCACTACAAAGATGGAGAACTCAGAACCacggaacaaaacaaaaaattctttaacaaaatgacaacaaaatcaatataacacattttcaaaatcataaattgttttaatatgttttatGAAACAAGAACTTTTGGTTACATTTCcacgaaaaaaaatcataattaaaGATACTCATGCAGAATTTAATAGAAGAATTTCAGTACCTGGATGTGGAAATTTAATGGTTTATGGAAAGTTATCATATTTTCCAACGTAAAAGGCTggtattgaagaaaaaataaaataaaatgcacgactgggtcgcacgcaTTTGCTCTTATGACAAAAGTTACtcttatgttaaagcttttaattgaacaaaattagggaaaatttaaaatttgatattttctgtttttattattaactaaacatcgttttaaatgatcttttaaaaACCAAGtgtgccatttaatttcttatataaaaaaaaagaatttttagacaaaaaaatttcgaaaatcgttagagccgtttaaaaagaaaataatttttattattcaaattttctaacatttttccaaaaaaaagtttgtatgacacttaaaaacgaaatttcgataacATTCATCAACGCAtttccaaaaattgttttttcaaataaacatttttttttaaattcaaacatgtgtttttttaatttttaaaattttcgcgtttctgtataaaaattttggttgcaatttgttttgtcgtttacgagaaatgcattaataaaaaaaaaaacgatctaaAAACggcacaaaaacaattttttatttcaaaaggagccgtttttgaaaacaaaataacttttcttttaCGTTATATCTCAGGTACCGTAAGTTTTAgtcctaaaaaaatttcaatttgtcctcgtaacagaacacattccatgaaaaaacttttgtcccgcgaaaaatgcgatttcatgtctatattttgactaatttgcctgagctattatagcaacaaaaatattaatttccaacATGGGCGTCTAAAGTAAATATATCTTTATgttctatacagggtgtcccaaaagtaatggatcaaacaaaacatgctgataggccaactttagggctcccagaatttggtaacttgttcatcccaaatccttacggttctcgatttaatgcagtttttgtgaaatttcaaaaaatcccgactttgcaacagtattttgcttcttccgctcataattgatttttgtttttcacaatttttttcactaaaacattgcctaataataagaaataattaattaatcaaaatattttttatttcatactccattttgctgcaaattaattaacacttccatatttaataaaaactcaatttctctcTTTTATTTAAGAGCAACagcctgaaaaaaaatttgtatggtgtagcactggtttattatcttgaaaacttgtcgtgttattgcagttttcaaaaatgtataaaagtttccaaaattgaagttagaactgaagatattacaatttaaaagcaacaaacagggcttttcagagaaaaataacaaagaaaaataaacacagttTCTCgagtgttgtttgtttatttctttttgaacaaaagcctcgatgtttgtttgttattttgctctgaaaacgtctgtttttttgcattcaaattgtaatatctttcgttctatttgcaactttggaatttttaatacatttttgaaaactgctataacacggcaagttttcaaaataataaaccagtgccacaccatacaaatttttttcatgctgttgctctgaaataaaagagagaaattgagtttttataaaatatggaactgttaattaatttgcagcaaaatggcgtatgaaataaaaaatattttgattaattaattatttcttattattaggcaatgttttagtgaaagatttgcaaaaaacaaaaatcaattatgatcggaggaagcaaaatactgttgcaaagtcgggatttttcgaaatttcacaaaaactgcattaaatcgaaaaccgtaaggatttgggatgaacaagttaccaaattctgggagccctaaagttggcctatcagcatatttcgtttgatccattacttttgggacaccctgtatttttaaaaacaatgacCCAGTAAAGCAGCTGGTTGAATCTCTGCATTTAAGCAATAAAGTTACTCTCGTACTTCTAGAAATCTGAGCGAGTTGTATCTTGAGActtatttttaagattatttttgttttaccatTCCTTTGTAATACAACAAACATCAAATTCAATGTGCACTTATGCACGTTTCCTCCTTACATTTATTTTCCTTCAGATCGCCATGTGTTAGCAATGTATAAAGGATAGTCTCTAACCCATTTTTTGCATCCcaattattaaaatatgtatttattttcctGCTTATGCAGAAGTCATAttgtggaaataaaaaaaaacaatggataTTGTATATACATATCAGAATTTTGTTTAGCTTGGAACTATCGACCAATTTTCTTTGCGTTAATAATATCATTCGCACATATTTTGACattgataaatttattaaatttcttgGCACTTCTTGACATTgattaattttaacatttcgtGATGTCTTGCAACATTTGTGTTTTTTCATCAACGAATTTGAAATTCTCGAATTTAATTTGTAGCATTTACCAATCGTCAAAGtatcatttgttttttaattttgtttttttttttcttatttctttgtTTCGTTTGTTCATTTATTGTTCTATTTTCGTTTATTCATATTTAGAGACTGATACTTTCTTACATTGTTTATATATCTTCAATTTTTTAGCTTCATTTTACCTATAATTAGATTcacataattcatttttttatcaatagtaCCCCGCAACTAGACAagtttccttctttttttg includes the following:
- the LOC129913500 gene encoding N-acetylglucosaminyl-phosphatidylinositol de-N-acetylase isoform X2, coding for MKFSWLSDSGSGGSSLSSSTTDLGTLLNDFSIKSIYSFVLATSTEALEHIIYLILVYLLVCLSLYKLTFLETGSRFLRLLKVVKSIRLPSQPSGNKRVLFVTSHPDDECMFFGPLILALTKRLDCQPYVLCLSNGNFEKLGNVRRDELWSSCQLLGIPASNVILVNATHLQDDPNIEWKTESIAALVLNTVESLDIQAIFTFDRDGVSHHPNHCAVYYATASLCLANLLPKGSTFKKNSLAI